From Salvia splendens isolate huo1 chromosome 16, SspV2, whole genome shotgun sequence, a single genomic window includes:
- the LOC121772688 gene encoding uncharacterized protein LOC121772688, which produces MAMVSAFLEILQKPTIGDMVLELMALATPIWAAIVVGVLLGWAWKPKWADNLSVGLLDSAVANDGEAKKSAAGLSQFVGSIPSLSSLKRHFLLESSNSSESSVPCFEYSSSKMETEKTSAVNEDDLKHFHRLVEEKDGGPVWIQMMDRSTPNMSYQAWRRDLEIGPPQYRSRTIYEDATPEMLKDFFWDDEFRAKWDDMLIQSETLEECPTTGTMVVQWVRKFPFFCSDREYIIGRRIWQFEGNYYCITKGVPRSSIPRRNKPRRVDLYYSSWCIRAAESKRDGRSTACEVLLFHYEDMGIPWEIAKLGIRQGMWGAVKKIDPGLRAYQKHRASGAPLSRSATMAQINAKVDVDALEGQESVSTSASEAKDVVSTEKPSRRGISKGLVIGGAIALACSLDRGLLTKAVIFGVARKFARTGQRL; this is translated from the exons ATGGCCATGGTTTCTGCTTTTCTTGAGATTTTGCAAAAGCCTACAATTGGGGATATGGTGCTTGAGCTAATGGCGTTGGCGACGCCCATCTGGGCGGCGATCGTCGTCGGCGTTTTGCTGGGCTGGGCGTGGAAGCCCAAGTGGGCTGATAATCTCAGTGTGGGATTGCTTGATTCCGCCGTTGCAAACGACGGGGAAGCGAAGAAATCAGCGGCGGGGCTGTCGCAATTCGTTGGTTCAATCCCGAGCTTGAGCTCGTTGAAGCGGCATTTCTTGCTTGAGAGTAGTAACTCGTCCGAGTCTTCGGTTCCGTGCTTTGAATACAG TTCGTCAAAGATGGAGACTGAGAAAACGAGTGCTGTGAATGAGGATGATCTCAAGCATTTTCACAGGCTAGTTGAGGAAAAAGATGGTGGTCCTGTTTGGATCCAAATGATGGATAGGTCCACCCCCAATATGAGCTATCAAGCTTGGAGAAGAGATCTTGag ATTGGACCTCCACAATATCGTAGTAGAACTATTTACGAAGATGCCACCCCTGAAATGCTGAAAGATTTCTTCTGGGACGATGAATTCAGAGCGAAATGGGATGATATGCTTATACAATCTGAAACTCTCGAGGAATGCCCCACTACCGGAACAATGGTGGTTCAGTGGGTACGCAAG TTTCCCTTCTTTTGTAGTGACAGAGAGTACATCATTGGCCGTCGAATTTGGCAGTTTGAAGGAAACTATTACTGCATAACAAAG GGTGTGCCACGGTCCTCCATTCCTCGTCGCAACAAACCAAGAAGAGTTGATTTGTACTATTCTAGTTGGTGCATTCGTGCAG CTGAATCAAAGAGAGATGGGCGGTCGACTGCGTGTGAGGTTCTACTGTTCCATTACGAAGATATGGGGATACCATGGGAGATCGCAAAACTAGGTATCCGGCAAGGGATGTGGGGCGCTGTCAAGAAAATCGACCCTGGCCTGCGTGCCTACCAGAAGCACAGGGCATCCGGAGCACCACTCTCACGCTCTGCAACAATGGCCCAAATAAATGCTAAAGTTGATGTGGACGCATTGGAAGGCCAGGAGAGTGTAAGCACTAGTGCATCAGAGGCCAAAGATGTAGTTTCCACAGAGAAGCCATCGCGCAGAGGCATCTCAAAGGGTCTTGTCATTGGTGGAGCCATCGCCCTCGCTTGCTCCCTGGACAGAGGCCTTCTGACGAAAGCTGTTATTTTCGGGGTTGCAAGAAAGTTTGCAAGAACGGGACAGAGGTTATGA
- the LOC121772740 gene encoding uncharacterized protein LOC121772740: MMKASSTLVASLIAASSLALSSSVSAASPAPAITTTDREKSMDKGSYAPKFDGLRFIESLVTAHR; the protein is encoded by the exons ATGATGAAGGCCTCTTCTACTCTCGTCGCGTCGCTCATCGCAGCTTCGTCCCTCGCTCTCTCCTCCTCCGTTTCCGCCGCCTCCCCTGCCCCTGCCATTACAACCACCGAccgg GAGAAATCCATGGACAAGGGAAGCTATGCTCCAAAATTCGATGGTTTGAGGTTCATAGAGAGCTTGGTGACGGCACACAGATGA
- the LOC121772739 gene encoding glucan endo-1,3-beta-glucosidase 11-like, with the protein MELIRNPLRRSFSLPIFLFSAALLLNSASPLGINYGQIANNLPHPESVVPLVKSIGARSVKLYDADPRVLKAFANTGVEFIVGLGNEYLARMRDPKQALAWVKSNVQCYLPATKITCIAVGNEVLTLNDSALSSNLLPAMESIHTALVSLNLDKQVSVSTAHNLAVLDVSYPPSAGAFRRDLAPKLSCILDFHSKVGSPFLVNAYPFFAYKSNPKQVPLDFVLFGPGSGMVDQGSGLRYDNMFHAQVDAAYAAIDKLGYKKVCLQISETGWPSKGDADEAGATPDNARKYNGNLLKLVAAKKGTPMRPNADLNVHVFALFNENQKPGPASERNFGLFKPDGTPVYNLGFNTTGLVSTNSSVSDGVPSLSGFSPVNSSNGYLAITADDAERLPIRGALSILCLMVSDLVAFHL; encoded by the exons ATGGAGCTAATAAGAAATCCTCTCCGCCGCTCCTTCTCGCTCCCGATTTTCCTCTTCTCAG CGGCATTGCTGCTGAATTCGGCATCTCCGCTGGGAATCAACTACGGGCAGATCGCAAACAACCTCCCCCACCCGGAATCGGTGGTCCCACTCGTCAAATCCATCGGCGCCCGCAGCGTGAAGCTCTACGACGCCGACCCCCGCGTCTTAAAAGCCTTCGCCAACACCGGCGTCGAATTCATCGTCGGCCTCGGCAACGAATACCTCGCCCGCATGCGCGACCCAAAGCAAGCCCTCGCCTGGGTCAAATCCAACGTCCAGTGCTACCTCCCCGCCACCAAAATCACCTGCATTGCCGTCGGCAACGAAGTCCTCACCCTCAACGACTCCGCCCTCTCCTCCAACCTCCTCCCGGCGATGGAGTCCATCCACACCGCCCTCGTCTCGTTAAACCTCGACAAGCAGGTTTCCGTCTCCACCGCGCACAACCTCGCCGTCCTCGACGTCTCCTACCCGCCCTCCGCCGGCGCATTCCGCCGCGATCTGGCACCGAAGCTCTCCTGCATCCTCGACTTCCACAGCAAGGTCGGATCCCCCTTCCTCGTCAACGCCTACCCCTTCTTCGCCTACAAATCGAACCCTAAGCAGGTGCCGCTCGATTTCGTGCTGTTCGGGCCGGGCTCGGGGATGGTGGACCAGGGATCGGGCCTCCGCTACGACAACATGTTCCACGCGCAGGTCGACGCGGCCTACGCTGCCATCGACAAGCTAGGGTATAAGAAGGTGTGCCTGCAGATCTCGGAGACAGGGTGGCCGTCCAAGGGGGACGCCGACGAGGCCGGGGCCACGCCGGATAATGCGCGCAAGTACAACGGGAATCTGCTGAAGCTGGTGGCCGCGAAGAAGGGGACGCCGATGAGGCCGAATGCGGACTTAAATGTGCACGTTTTCGCCCTGTTTAATGAGAATCAGAAGCCCGGCCCGGCCTCTGAGAGGAATTTCGGGCTGTTTAAGCCCGATGGCACGCCGGTTTATAATTTGGGGTTCAATACGACGGGATTGGTGAGTACCAACTCTTCGGTGTCTGATGGCGTCCCGTCGTTGTCAGGGTTCTCGCCGGTCAACTCTTCCAACGGCTACTTGGCAATTACTGCCGACGACGCG GAGAGACTTCCTATCCGAGGGGCATTGTCTATTTTGTGCCTGATGGTTTCAGACTTAGTAGCATTTCATCTCTGA